The Aureitalea marina genome includes a window with the following:
- the rimO gene encoding 30S ribosomal protein S12 methylthiotransferase RimO encodes MRTKTLKKNTINVVTLGCSKNVYDSEVLMGQLRANDMDVVHEQEGEVVVINTCGFIDNAKEESVNTILEYVQKKEEGLVDKVFVTGCLSERYKPDLQKEIPDVDQYFGTTELPSLLKALGADYKHELVGERLTTTPKNYAYLKIAEGCDRPCSFCAIPLMRGKHRSKPIEDLVTEAEKLSADGVKELILIAQDLTYYGLDLYKERKLADLLRALVQVEGIEWIRLHYAFPTGFPLDVLEVMREEDKVCNYIDIPLQHIADPILKSMRRGTTMAKTNRLLDQFREAVPGMAIRTTLIVGYPGETEEDFQLLKQWVTDQRFERLGCFTYSHEENTHAYQLEDDVPEEVKMERANAIMEVQSQISWELNQQKIGQEFRVVIDRQEGGYYVGRTEFDSPDVDNEVLIPTADGYLRTGDFYQVRIGAAEDFDLYGKVL; translated from the coding sequence ATGAGGACCAAAACTTTAAAGAAGAACACGATCAATGTTGTTACCTTAGGATGTAGTAAGAATGTATACGATTCTGAGGTCCTTATGGGGCAGCTTCGTGCCAACGACATGGACGTGGTACATGAGCAAGAAGGAGAGGTCGTAGTTATCAATACCTGCGGGTTCATTGACAATGCCAAGGAAGAAAGTGTGAACACCATCCTAGAGTATGTTCAAAAGAAGGAAGAAGGGCTAGTGGATAAAGTCTTTGTGACGGGTTGCCTGTCTGAGCGCTACAAACCCGATCTGCAGAAAGAAATTCCGGATGTGGACCAGTATTTTGGCACTACGGAGCTACCATCTTTACTGAAGGCACTTGGTGCTGACTACAAACACGAATTGGTAGGTGAACGATTGACCACAACTCCTAAGAATTACGCTTATCTCAAAATAGCCGAAGGCTGCGACCGGCCCTGTTCTTTTTGTGCCATCCCTTTGATGCGGGGTAAGCACAGGTCCAAGCCCATTGAAGATCTGGTGACCGAAGCCGAAAAACTGTCTGCGGATGGGGTCAAGGAACTGATCTTGATCGCCCAGGACCTGACTTACTATGGTTTGGATCTCTACAAGGAACGTAAACTGGCGGACCTTTTAAGGGCCTTGGTCCAGGTTGAAGGCATAGAGTGGATCCGTTTACACTACGCTTTTCCGACCGGTTTCCCCTTGGATGTACTGGAAGTGATGCGTGAGGAGGACAAGGTGTGTAATTACATTGACATTCCCTTACAGCATATAGCCGATCCGATCTTGAAATCCATGCGCCGGGGAACTACCATGGCCAAGACCAATCGCTTACTGGATCAGTTCCGCGAGGCTGTTCCAGGTATGGCTATCCGTACCACCTTAATCGTAGGTTATCCCGGGGAGACCGAAGAAGACTTTCAATTGCTTAAACAGTGGGTGACCGACCAGCGTTTCGAACGCTTGGGATGCTTTACCTACTCCCACGAGGAGAACACCCATGCGTATCAGTTGGAGGACGATGTGCCCGAAGAAGTCAAGATGGAGCGAGCTAATGCGATCATGGAGGTACAATCCCAGATCTCCTGGGAGCTGAACCAACAGAAGATCGGCCAGGAGTTTCGCGTTGTGATTGATCGTCAGGAAGGCGGATACTACGTTGGACGTACGGAATTTGACAGCCCTGATGTTGACAACGAGGTGCTGATCCCAACAGCTGATGGGTATTTGAGAACCGGAGATTTTTACCAGGTCCGCATTGGTGCTGCAGAAGATTTCGACCTTTACGGAAAGGTCTTATAA
- a CDS encoding serine hydrolase — protein sequence MSKLNHFLLLFALMLTQLIWGQSLDQKIDAILSEQYPADGPGVSALVAKDGQVIYTAAFGLANLEHQIPLKPESVFEIGSITKQFTAVAILMLEQAGKLKVSDNITKYIPDYPTQGKTITLQHLLNHTSGIKSYTNMPSFMSEARTDMTPNELIDVFKNETVEFDPGTQWNYNNSGYIILGEIIERVSGMSYEAFVETKLFAPAGMKNSRYGSHSEIILNRANGYQPVEGGFRNADYLSMTLPYAAGSLMSTVGDLYKWQQALSGNKLISASQLKKAWTNTALNDGSLTNYGYGWSINEISDVPSIEHGGGIFGYTTYAIHIPEEDLYVAVFANSNGNSPTDVTIRIAAEAIGKPYQTKGFVQLNQEQLNRWVGTYQYKNDVIRDITLEDGQLYSQRRGSSKLPIMAISENEFIFEGSTTRYQFRMEEGKKKVTFINRIDKAEGVEANIPKKKEKVAIDIDPALLKNYIGTYQMQPGMNLEVSQEGDQLMAQITGQPTFPIFPEKEHTFFLKVVEANLVFDVGNDGQADAVTLNQGGQQMTAKRLD from the coding sequence ATGTCAAAATTGAATCATTTCCTCTTGTTATTTGCACTTATGCTGACCCAATTGATCTGGGGACAATCTCTGGATCAAAAGATTGACGCCATACTGTCGGAGCAATATCCTGCAGACGGCCCCGGCGTCTCGGCGCTAGTGGCCAAAGATGGCCAGGTGATCTATACGGCGGCTTTCGGGCTGGCTAATTTGGAACACCAGATCCCGCTTAAACCGGAAAGTGTCTTCGAGATCGGGTCCATAACCAAACAATTTACAGCCGTCGCCATTTTGATGCTGGAGCAAGCGGGGAAACTCAAAGTTTCCGATAATATCACCAAGTACATCCCGGATTATCCAACACAAGGGAAGACTATTACACTCCAACATTTGCTGAATCATACTTCAGGAATAAAGAGCTATACCAATATGCCCAGTTTTATGTCTGAGGCTCGGACAGATATGACTCCCAACGAACTTATCGACGTCTTTAAGAACGAAACTGTGGAGTTTGACCCGGGAACCCAATGGAATTATAACAACTCCGGGTACATTATCCTGGGAGAGATCATCGAGCGAGTGAGCGGAATGAGTTATGAAGCGTTCGTGGAGACCAAACTCTTTGCCCCAGCCGGAATGAAAAATTCTCGTTACGGGAGCCATTCTGAGATCATACTTAATCGGGCCAATGGTTATCAGCCCGTAGAAGGTGGTTTCAGAAATGCCGACTACTTGAGTATGACCTTGCCCTATGCAGCTGGCTCGCTTATGTCTACGGTAGGAGACCTGTATAAATGGCAACAGGCATTGAGCGGAAACAAATTGATTTCGGCTTCCCAGTTAAAAAAGGCCTGGACCAACACCGCACTAAATGACGGAAGTCTGACTAACTATGGTTACGGCTGGTCTATTAATGAAATTTCTGATGTTCCATCTATCGAGCACGGGGGAGGGATCTTTGGCTATACGACCTACGCCATTCACATTCCCGAAGAAGATCTATACGTGGCTGTTTTTGCCAATAGCAATGGAAATTCTCCTACGGATGTGACCATTCGAATTGCCGCCGAGGCCATCGGGAAACCCTATCAAACCAAAGGTTTTGTTCAGCTAAACCAGGAGCAGCTCAACAGATGGGTAGGCACCTATCAGTACAAAAATGATGTTATTCGGGATATTACCCTGGAAGATGGTCAGTTATACAGTCAAAGAAGAGGCAGTTCAAAATTGCCGATCATGGCAATCAGCGAGAACGAATTCATATTCGAAGGTAGCACGACCAGGTATCAATTCCGAATGGAGGAGGGTAAGAAGAAGGTGACCTTTATCAACCGAATCGATAAAGCGGAGGGAGTCGAGGCAAATATTCCCAAGAAGAAAGAGAAGGTGGCCATAGACATAGATCCTGCATTATTGAAGAACTATATCGGGACTTACCAGATGCAACCCGGAATGAACCTGGAGGTCAGCCAGGAGGGAGATCAGCTTATGGCTCAGATCACAGGGCAACCTACCTTTCCCATTTTCCCGGAAAAGGAACATACCTTCTTTCTAAAGGTAGTAGAAGCCAACCTGGTATTCGACGTTGGAAATGACGGCCAGGCGGATGCCGTCACCCTGAACCAGGGAGGGCAGCAAATGACCGCCAAAAGACTGGACTAA
- a CDS encoding tetratricopeptide repeat protein: MLSRIQPVILLILITLLHACKKKEATNDLVNDQTIQTEIAEELESQDYQAISLLGDTLIPAEPSEKLLNQLKEKREAFQQDPMNLENIIWFGRFTAYSGQYREAINIYSEGLQQFPDESRLLRHRGHRWITLREFDKAIADLGRAAELIKGKENMVEQDGMPNELGIPVSSMHGNIYYHLGLAYYLNGEYEQSLMAYQKCLETSPNPDNVVSATHWIYMNLQLLGRPDEANEALNRISPDMKIIENQAYFTACLFYQGELKLQDIYDPQQEASPSGSALLYGIGNWYMYNGMNQEGRRIFEEMVSRPDWASFGHIAAEADLARQNFNPGNGGRM; this comes from the coding sequence ATGCTATCACGTATTCAACCCGTCATTCTCCTAATCTTGATCACTCTATTACATGCCTGTAAGAAGAAGGAAGCAACCAATGATTTGGTTAACGATCAAACGATTCAAACGGAAATAGCAGAAGAACTTGAATCCCAAGATTACCAGGCCATATCTCTTTTGGGGGACACCCTGATCCCGGCAGAACCATCCGAGAAACTATTGAATCAGTTAAAAGAGAAAAGGGAAGCATTCCAGCAAGATCCCATGAACCTAGAAAATATCATTTGGTTTGGACGCTTTACCGCTTACAGTGGTCAGTACCGGGAAGCGATCAATATTTATTCGGAGGGATTGCAACAATTTCCCGATGAATCCAGACTGCTTAGGCACAGGGGCCATCGCTGGATCACCTTGCGTGAATTCGACAAGGCCATCGCGGACCTTGGACGCGCTGCAGAATTGATAAAAGGGAAAGAGAACATGGTCGAACAGGATGGCATGCCCAATGAATTGGGTATACCGGTCAGTAGTATGCATGGAAATATCTATTACCACCTTGGGCTGGCTTATTACCTGAATGGTGAATACGAGCAATCACTTATGGCCTATCAAAAATGCCTGGAGACTTCGCCCAACCCGGACAATGTGGTGTCTGCCACCCATTGGATCTATATGAACCTCCAGCTCCTGGGCCGGCCGGACGAAGCCAATGAAGCCTTGAACAGGATCAGCCCGGATATGAAGATCATAGAGAATCAGGCCTATTTCACCGCCTGTCTTTTCTATCAGGGAGAACTCAAACTACAGGATATCTACGACCCACAGCAAGAAGCTAGTCCTTCTGGTTCTGCCTTACTTTATGGTATCGGTAATTGGTATATGTATAACGGTATGAACCAGGAAGGCAGGCGGATCTTTGAGGAAATGGTTAGCCGGCCGGATTGGGCCTCCTTTGGCCATATTGCCGCCGAGGCCGATCTGGCCCGTCAGAACTTTAATCCTGGAAACGGAGGTCGAATGTAA
- a CDS encoding glycosyltransferase, whose product MKGRRVLIIGHTYPESRTTGAGRRMLQLIQTLDRAGADWHLASTAQKTAYTDPLPEERLHEILLNDSSFDSWISELAPQVVIFDRFMTEEQFGWRVTQNCPLALRVLDTEDLHFLRKARQKEQEGLTLNEALYSDTAKRELAAILRSDISLIISEFEMKLLQQQFNVDVGQLLYLPLWSEGQRLNLPSFEKRQHFVTIGNLLHPPNADAIGYLAIEIWPQIRRLMPDARLDVYGAYDNGKFTEYHQPDNGFHLKGWMDNLSAVMPQYRINLCGVRFGAGLKVKLLDAMEYGIPSISTSVGAEGIGDAKNFPGRIADIPSDFAQAAHDLYSRKPSWEQAADQAKRLLEDRFDADHYRELFIATLEKTEAEIASHRKKHFIIDILQHQSLQSTRYMSKWIEEKNRESKD is encoded by the coding sequence ATGAAGGGTAGGCGCGTTCTGATTATTGGTCATACTTATCCGGAGTCCAGAACTACTGGAGCGGGCAGAAGGATGCTGCAACTGATCCAAACCCTGGATAGGGCGGGCGCAGATTGGCATCTGGCCTCAACTGCCCAGAAAACTGCTTATACTGATCCGCTTCCGGAGGAACGCTTACATGAGATTCTCCTGAACGATTCGTCCTTTGACTCCTGGATATCCGAATTGGCTCCGCAGGTGGTCATCTTTGATCGCTTTATGACCGAAGAACAGTTCGGTTGGCGGGTAACCCAGAATTGCCCTCTGGCCCTGCGGGTATTGGATACAGAAGATCTACATTTCTTGCGTAAGGCACGACAAAAAGAGCAGGAGGGGTTGACATTAAATGAGGCTCTCTATTCAGATACCGCCAAAAGGGAATTAGCAGCCATTCTCAGATCGGATATCTCTCTGATCATTTCAGAATTTGAGATGAAGCTGCTACAGCAACAGTTTAATGTGGATGTTGGTCAGCTATTGTATCTGCCACTTTGGTCTGAAGGACAACGGCTCAATTTACCTTCCTTTGAAAAACGTCAGCACTTTGTGACGATAGGAAATCTGTTGCATCCACCTAATGCGGATGCAATTGGCTACCTCGCTATCGAAATCTGGCCGCAGATCCGCCGTTTGATGCCAGATGCCCGCCTGGATGTATATGGGGCTTACGACAACGGTAAATTTACTGAGTATCATCAACCGGATAATGGATTTCACCTTAAAGGTTGGATGGACAATCTGTCTGCAGTAATGCCTCAATACAGGATCAATCTCTGTGGGGTCCGTTTTGGTGCCGGGTTAAAGGTCAAACTACTAGATGCGATGGAGTACGGTATTCCCAGTATTTCGACTAGCGTAGGAGCAGAAGGTATAGGCGATGCTAAAAATTTTCCAGGCCGTATTGCGGATATTCCCTCCGACTTCGCCCAAGCAGCACATGATCTTTATAGCCGTAAACCGTCCTGGGAGCAGGCTGCGGATCAGGCCAAACGTTTGCTGGAAGACCGTTTTGATGCCGATCACTACAGGGAATTGTTCATTGCCACACTAGAGAAGACTGAAGCGGAAATTGCATCTCATAGAAAGAAACATTTCATTATTGATATTTTGCAGCATCAAAGTCTGCAAAGCACAAGATACATGAGCAAATGGATAGAAGAAAAGAATCGAGAATCAAAGGACTGA
- a CDS encoding M14 family metallopeptidase, translating to MRLILTGLLLFIGLFAQAQLQSPSDFLGYTIGTEFSRHADVVRYFEHVASNSDMVTYHQYGKTNERRPLTYAIVSTSANLAKIEQIRTDNLKSIGLESGSAQPDVAIVWLSYNVHGNEASSTEASMQTLYELITQKKAWLENTVVIIDPCINPDGRDRYANWYNQVKATPYNSAQIATEHNEPWPGGRPNHYLFDLNRDWAWASQVETQQRLVIYNQWMPHVHVDFHEQGINEPYYFAPAAEPYHEIISPWQREFQTQIGKNHAKYFDAEGWLFFTRERFDLLYPSYGDTYPTYMGAIGMTYEQAGHGRAGLGIDTDEGYELTLVDRVAHHNTTGLSTVEISSRNAARLNEEFRNFFNDNSGMKYKSYVLNGHPDKIAALAALLDRHEIRYGYGSGGSVSGFSYTENGSGSVSASGALIVSTNQPKGKMVKVLFDPDAKLSTPLTYDITAWSIPHAYGLECVASTSLVSANGTAPIANVINQVVIGTPGYILPWNSMQDAAFLSDLLANDVKVRFSEKDLSFAGRQFKKGSLVITKSDNRQNPDFDALVTSMANKHGRALFASPTSFSDNGTDFGSPDIKLVPKNRIAVLKGDGTSSLSYGATWHYFETQLNYPITSIDTDDFSTDALANFDILVMPSGWYGRMLNGNNLDGLKSWIRDGGKVIAIGGAAGAFEGKDGFGIASNETSDDEDEDSSKLLPYDQREQDYVKNMITGAIYQVSVDNTHPMAFGYDKDYFSLKLGGTSYKLLDGGFNVGHIGEEPNSVSGFSGEKAKAGLKNSLVFGEQRMGRGSVVYLVDDVLFRSFWENGKLFMANSIFFVNSNVFRL from the coding sequence ATGAGATTAATTCTTACCGGCCTGTTACTGTTTATCGGGCTATTCGCGCAAGCCCAGTTGCAGTCTCCATCAGATTTCCTGGGATACACCATCGGGACCGAATTTTCGAGACATGCAGACGTAGTCCGCTATTTTGAGCATGTGGCGTCCAATAGCGATATGGTCACTTACCACCAATACGGAAAGACCAACGAAAGGCGTCCTTTAACCTATGCCATTGTTTCAACTTCAGCCAACCTGGCCAAGATCGAACAGATCCGGACAGACAACCTAAAAAGTATCGGGTTGGAAAGTGGAAGCGCCCAACCAGATGTTGCCATTGTTTGGTTAAGCTATAATGTACACGGGAACGAAGCTTCGTCTACAGAAGCCTCCATGCAAACCCTCTATGAACTCATCACTCAAAAGAAAGCCTGGTTAGAGAATACCGTAGTGATCATAGATCCGTGTATCAACCCTGATGGTCGGGATCGGTATGCTAATTGGTATAACCAGGTTAAAGCGACACCCTACAACTCTGCTCAAATTGCAACAGAACACAATGAACCCTGGCCAGGTGGTCGCCCTAATCACTATTTGTTCGACCTGAATCGAGATTGGGCGTGGGCCTCGCAGGTTGAGACTCAACAACGGCTGGTGATCTATAACCAGTGGATGCCTCACGTACATGTAGACTTCCATGAGCAAGGGATCAACGAGCCATACTATTTTGCACCTGCAGCAGAACCATATCACGAGATCATATCTCCCTGGCAGCGAGAGTTTCAGACCCAGATCGGGAAGAATCATGCCAAGTACTTCGATGCAGAAGGTTGGTTGTTCTTCACCCGAGAGCGTTTCGACCTGCTCTATCCAAGTTATGGGGACACCTACCCTACCTATATGGGGGCAATTGGAATGACTTACGAGCAGGCCGGACACGGTCGAGCTGGTTTGGGCATTGACACCGACGAGGGCTACGAACTCACCCTGGTAGATCGAGTGGCTCATCACAACACCACAGGATTATCTACCGTGGAGATCTCTTCTCGCAATGCCGCACGTTTGAATGAGGAATTCCGCAACTTCTTTAACGACAACAGCGGGATGAAGTATAAAAGTTATGTGCTGAATGGCCACCCAGATAAGATCGCCGCTCTGGCCGCTCTGTTGGATAGGCACGAAATACGGTACGGGTATGGCTCCGGCGGTTCAGTTAGTGGATTCAGTTATACTGAGAATGGATCGGGCAGCGTTTCGGCTTCCGGGGCATTGATCGTTAGTACCAATCAACCCAAGGGAAAAATGGTCAAGGTTTTGTTCGATCCGGATGCGAAACTTAGCACTCCGCTAACCTATGACATTACTGCCTGGAGTATACCACACGCCTACGGTTTGGAATGTGTGGCCAGCACTTCCCTGGTCTCTGCCAATGGAACAGCTCCAATTGCCAACGTGATCAACCAGGTAGTCATTGGGACACCGGGTTATATACTACCTTGGAATAGCATGCAGGATGCCGCATTCCTCTCGGACCTGCTGGCAAATGATGTGAAGGTCCGGTTTTCTGAGAAAGACCTCAGCTTTGCTGGCAGGCAGTTTAAGAAGGGAAGTTTAGTCATCACAAAGAGTGACAACAGGCAAAACCCGGATTTCGACGCCTTGGTAACCAGCATGGCCAATAAACATGGACGAGCTCTCTTTGCATCACCAACCAGCTTTTCGGACAACGGAACCGATTTTGGTTCTCCGGATATCAAATTGGTACCCAAGAACAGGATCGCCGTTCTGAAAGGAGATGGAACCTCCTCCCTGAGTTATGGGGCCACCTGGCATTATTTTGAGACTCAATTAAATTACCCCATCACTTCCATTGATACTGACGATTTCAGCACCGATGCACTGGCGAACTTTGACATTTTGGTCATGCCCAGCGGGTGGTATGGTCGAATGCTGAATGGGAATAACCTGGATGGGCTAAAATCCTGGATCAGAGATGGCGGAAAGGTCATTGCCATTGGAGGAGCAGCTGGTGCCTTTGAAGGTAAAGATGGCTTCGGAATTGCATCGAATGAGACTAGTGACGATGAAGATGAAGACTCATCTAAACTGTTACCCTATGATCAACGAGAGCAGGATTATGTGAAGAACATGATCACAGGAGCCATTTACCAGGTAAGTGTAGATAATACACACCCCATGGCTTTTGGCTATGACAAGGACTACTTCAGTTTGAAGTTGGGCGGCACTTCCTATAAATTGCTGGACGGTGGATTTAATGTCGGTCATATCGGGGAGGAACCGAATAGCGTTTCTGGATTCTCCGGAGAGAAAGCCAAGGCCGGACTTAAAAATTCCCTTGTCTTCGGAGAACAGCGTATGGGAAGAGGATCAGTGGTTTACCTGGTAGACGATGTACTCTTCCGTTCCTTCTGGGAAAACGGGAAGCTGTTTATGGCAAACAGTATCTTCTTTGTGAACAGTAACGTCTTTAGGCTGTAA
- a CDS encoding arylsulfatase, giving the protein MKHILAFLMFSCSFLMGHAQNTTVETTKWKLDRTKLPIVPPPAPKFTELDARNTKQPEAFDVAAPEGAPNVLIVMLDDVGYAHSSTFGGPVNMPTAELIARNGLKYTHFGVNPMCSPSRVALMTGRNAHTAHQGAVSEVATSYPGYDGKRPKSVALMAEMLQMNGYATAYIGKNHETPAWTVSAAGPFDYWPTQNGFDKFYGFIGDEQNQWYPAIFDGTSAVDIDYEDPNFHLQEDFAREATEWIQSQKSLNPSKPFFMYFSTGTAHAPHQVPQAYIDKYKGKFNGGWDELRKTTLMNQKELGVVDENTVLAEKDPYIVDWETLSTPEKMVHEKEMEVGSAFIEHADAQVMKVVEAIDKLGELDNTVIIYIMGDNGASAEGTISGLVNINYYYNNILDNTASRAGQIESFGGKDYNGIYSSGWAVAANTPFKWTKQVASGGGTFVGAIVSYPEKIRSKGEVRHQFHHLIDVAPTILDLAGLPEPTHVNGAKQIPMQGKSMAYSFDDANATSNHQTQYFEGFGNRSIYHDGWYAQVVHKAAWEQKPRRSFQDDIWELYDFKNDFSMSRDLAQEMPDKLEEMKKLFDQEAIANNVYPLDDRVVERINPKIAGRPDLMFGRKELTVYPGMDHLFENAFINTKNTSFKITSEVTVTDKAEGVILAMGGRFGGYALYAKDGKLCYTYNYLGDEKYETLATSRLKKGRQLVEMQFDYEGDGVGKGGQVTLKINNEVVGRGSVGKTMPYVYATSEGASVGWDDSSPVSEDYVVGPKNKFNGTIDYVKIAIND; this is encoded by the coding sequence ATGAAACACATTTTAGCTTTCTTAATGTTTAGCTGCTCATTCTTAATGGGTCATGCACAAAACACAACAGTCGAAACGACCAAATGGAAATTAGATCGAACAAAGCTACCTATTGTCCCCCCTCCAGCACCGAAGTTCACAGAACTAGATGCCCGGAATACAAAGCAGCCCGAAGCCTTTGATGTTGCAGCACCAGAAGGTGCGCCAAATGTCTTGATAGTCATGCTTGATGATGTGGGTTATGCCCACTCAAGCACCTTTGGTGGACCAGTAAACATGCCTACCGCTGAGTTGATAGCACGAAACGGTTTAAAATACACGCACTTTGGAGTAAATCCCATGTGTTCGCCATCAAGGGTGGCATTGATGACCGGAAGAAACGCGCATACAGCACATCAAGGGGCTGTCTCTGAAGTAGCTACGTCCTATCCAGGTTATGATGGCAAACGCCCAAAGAGTGTTGCATTAATGGCCGAAATGCTACAAATGAATGGCTATGCTACGGCATACATAGGAAAAAATCATGAAACTCCTGCTTGGACAGTAAGTGCTGCGGGCCCCTTCGACTATTGGCCTACTCAAAATGGATTTGACAAGTTTTACGGCTTTATAGGAGATGAGCAAAACCAGTGGTATCCAGCTATTTTTGATGGCACTTCAGCTGTGGATATCGATTATGAAGATCCTAACTTTCATTTACAAGAAGATTTTGCAAGAGAGGCTACAGAATGGATCCAAAGTCAAAAATCATTGAATCCGTCAAAACCATTTTTCATGTACTTTTCAACAGGTACAGCACACGCACCGCATCAGGTACCTCAAGCCTACATCGATAAATACAAAGGTAAGTTTAATGGAGGATGGGATGAATTGAGAAAAACCACCTTGATGAATCAAAAGGAATTAGGTGTTGTTGATGAAAATACCGTGCTGGCTGAAAAAGATCCTTACATCGTAGATTGGGAAACCCTAAGTACTCCGGAAAAAATGGTTCATGAAAAAGAAATGGAAGTAGGTTCAGCCTTTATAGAACACGCAGACGCACAAGTCATGAAGGTTGTGGAAGCCATCGATAAGCTGGGTGAACTAGATAATACAGTCATCATCTATATCATGGGTGATAATGGCGCAAGTGCTGAAGGAACCATAAGCGGTTTAGTGAATATCAACTACTACTACAACAATATACTAGACAATACAGCTTCAAGAGCCGGGCAAATAGAAAGCTTCGGTGGAAAAGATTATAATGGCATTTATTCATCAGGATGGGCAGTAGCTGCTAACACGCCCTTTAAATGGACAAAACAAGTAGCCTCTGGTGGTGGAACCTTTGTTGGAGCAATTGTTAGCTACCCTGAAAAAATAAGGTCTAAAGGTGAAGTGCGACACCAATTTCACCATTTAATTGACGTAGCACCCACCATACTCGACTTAGCCGGGCTCCCAGAGCCAACCCATGTAAATGGGGCTAAGCAAATTCCAATGCAAGGAAAAAGCATGGCTTATTCCTTTGATGATGCCAATGCAACAAGTAACCACCAGACCCAGTATTTTGAAGGTTTTGGCAACAGATCGATCTACCATGATGGCTGGTATGCACAAGTGGTTCACAAGGCTGCATGGGAACAAAAACCGAGAAGATCATTTCAAGATGACATATGGGAGCTGTACGACTTTAAAAATGATTTTTCAATGAGTCGAGACCTGGCGCAAGAGATGCCTGATAAGCTCGAAGAAATGAAGAAGTTATTCGACCAAGAAGCTATTGCTAACAACGTGTATCCCTTAGATGACAGGGTTGTGGAACGGATTAACCCAAAAATAGCTGGGCGCCCAGATCTCATGTTTGGCCGAAAAGAACTAACCGTTTATCCGGGTATGGATCATTTATTTGAAAATGCCTTCATCAATACCAAGAATACAAGCTTCAAAATCACATCTGAAGTCACTGTAACAGATAAGGCCGAAGGGGTAATTTTAGCCATGGGTGGACGTTTTGGTGGATACGCTTTGTACGCAAAGGATGGTAAACTATGCTACACGTACAACTATCTAGGTGATGAAAAATATGAAACTTTAGCGACCTCAAGATTGAAAAAAGGACGACAATTGGTTGAAATGCAATTTGACTATGAAGGCGATGGTGTTGGCAAGGGTGGACAAGTCACTTTAAAAATAAATAATGAAGTGGTAGGCCGAGGATCAGTAGGTAAAACCATGCCCTATGTTTATGCCACTTCTGAAGGTGCTTCTGTGGGATGGGATGATTCTAGTCCTGTGAGTGAAGATTACGTTGTAGGACCAAAGAACAAATTTAATGGTACAATCGATTATGTAAAAATCGCTATAAATGATTAA
- a CDS encoding Dabb family protein, translating into MPKPLDIGLEHQVYLAINDSSMQEEVIDQLMTLKQVEGVEAVEVFSRLDVGDERALDYDLLLRVYFKDEKALAQYDSDSLHQSVRNQLKPHLSKPPLTFDLRFQD; encoded by the coding sequence ATGCCAAAGCCGCTCGATATCGGATTGGAGCACCAAGTCTACCTGGCTATCAACGATAGCTCAATGCAGGAAGAGGTGATCGATCAACTAATGACCTTGAAGCAAGTGGAAGGTGTAGAAGCGGTGGAAGTATTTTCCCGCTTGGATGTAGGAGACGAAAGAGCCTTGGATTACGACCTATTACTGCGGGTATATTTTAAAGATGAGAAAGCCCTGGCACAGTACGATTCTGATAGCCTGCATCAGTCGGTACGCAACCAATTAAAGCCGCACTTAAGCAAACCACCGCTTACATTCGACCTCCGTTTCCAGGATTAA